Proteins encoded by one window of Brevibacterium atlanticum:
- the udk gene encoding uridine kinase produces METLVVGVAGGTGSGKTTLTQALLDKCAGPPSVLYHDNYYKRRDDLTYEEREQVNYDDLDAFDNDLFVEHLIALRASQAVDSPVYDFSNHNRSDETTRVEPAPVVIVEGILIFAEPRICGLLDIKLFVDTDADVRLLRRIKRDVVDRGRTLQSVEDQYLGTVKPMHELYVEPSKRNADLIIPEGGHNIVAMDMILNRIQRGVG; encoded by the coding sequence GTGGAGACTTTGGTTGTAGGCGTGGCCGGCGGCACCGGCAGCGGAAAGACGACGCTGACTCAGGCGCTGTTGGACAAGTGCGCGGGACCGCCCTCTGTGCTCTATCACGACAACTACTACAAGCGGCGTGACGATCTGACCTACGAGGAGCGGGAGCAGGTCAACTACGACGACCTCGACGCCTTCGACAACGACCTCTTCGTCGAACACCTCATCGCGCTGCGAGCCTCGCAGGCGGTCGACAGCCCGGTCTATGACTTCTCGAACCACAACCGCAGCGATGAGACGACCCGTGTCGAGCCCGCCCCGGTGGTCATCGTCGAGGGCATCCTCATCTTCGCCGAACCGCGGATCTGCGGCCTGCTCGACATCAAACTCTTCGTCGACACCGATGCCGATGTGCGGCTGCTGCGGCGGATCAAACGCGACGTCGTCGACCGCGGGCGGACCCTGCAGTCGGTGGAGGATCAGTACCTGGGCACGGTCAAGCCGATGCACGAGCTCTACGTCGAGCCCTCGAAGCGCAACGCCGACCTCATCATCCCCGAGGGCGGGCACAACATCGTCGCGATGGACATGATCCTCAACCGGATCCAGCGCGGGGTCGGCTGA
- the hpaE gene encoding 5-carboxymethyl-2-hydroxymuconate semialdehyde dehydrogenase, with amino-acid sequence MTESTTPPAGLPEKIRHYIGGQFVDSIDGEEFDVLNPVTNEPYIRAASGKKADIEAAVAAAKTAFDDGPWPTMLPRERARILYRIADIVESRKDELAAMESFDSGLPITQAKGQAARAAENFRFFADLIVAQVDDAFKVPGRQANYVNRKPIGVAGLITPWNTPFMLESWKLGPAIATGNTVVLKPAEFTPLSASLWPGIFEEAALPTGVFNMVNGFGEEGFAGDSLVKHPDVPLISFTGESSTGQTIFANAAPWLKGLSMELGGKSPAVVFADADIEAAVNATIFGVFSLNGERCTAGSRILVEDSIYDEFVERYAAQAKRVKVGLPADPDTEVAALVHPEHYEKVMSYVEIGKTEARLVAGGGRPEGFETGNFVQPTVFADVMPDARIFQEEIFGPVVAITPFSSEAEALELANNTKYGLAAYIWTSDLKRAHNFSQAVESGMVWLNSNNVRDLRTPFGGVKASGLGHEGGYRSIDFYTEQQSVHINLGEVHNPVFGKQ; translated from the coding sequence ATGACAGAGTCCACCACACCCCCGGCAGGACTGCCGGAGAAGATCCGCCACTACATCGGCGGGCAGTTCGTCGATTCGATCGACGGGGAGGAATTCGACGTCCTCAACCCCGTGACCAATGAGCCCTACATCCGGGCCGCCTCAGGCAAGAAGGCCGACATCGAAGCGGCCGTGGCAGCGGCGAAGACCGCCTTCGATGACGGCCCATGGCCGACGATGCTGCCCCGCGAACGCGCCCGGATCCTCTACCGAATCGCCGACATCGTCGAGTCCCGCAAGGACGAACTCGCCGCGATGGAGTCCTTCGACTCGGGTCTGCCGATCACCCAGGCCAAAGGCCAGGCGGCACGCGCGGCGGAGAACTTCCGCTTCTTCGCCGACCTCATCGTCGCCCAGGTCGACGACGCCTTCAAAGTCCCGGGCCGCCAGGCGAACTACGTCAACCGCAAGCCCATCGGCGTGGCCGGGCTCATCACCCCGTGGAACACCCCGTTCATGCTCGAGTCGTGGAAGCTCGGTCCGGCGATCGCCACCGGCAACACCGTCGTGCTCAAGCCCGCTGAGTTCACCCCGCTCTCGGCCTCCCTGTGGCCGGGAATCTTCGAAGAGGCAGCGCTGCCCACAGGCGTGTTCAATATGGTCAACGGCTTCGGCGAGGAGGGTTTCGCCGGTGACTCGCTGGTCAAGCACCCGGACGTTCCGCTCATCTCCTTCACCGGCGAATCGAGCACGGGACAGACGATCTTCGCCAACGCCGCCCCCTGGCTCAAGGGCCTGTCGATGGAGCTCGGCGGCAAGTCCCCGGCCGTGGTCTTCGCCGATGCGGACATCGAGGCTGCCGTCAACGCCACGATCTTCGGCGTCTTCTCCCTCAACGGGGAGCGCTGCACTGCCGGTTCGCGCATCCTCGTCGAGGACTCGATCTACGACGAGTTCGTCGAGCGCTACGCCGCCCAGGCCAAGCGTGTGAAGGTGGGTCTGCCTGCAGACCCCGACACCGAGGTGGCCGCCCTCGTTCACCCCGAACACTACGAGAAGGTCATGTCCTACGTCGAGATCGGCAAGACCGAGGCTCGCCTCGTCGCCGGTGGCGGACGTCCTGAGGGCTTCGAGACCGGCAACTTCGTCCAGCCCACCGTCTTCGCCGATGTCATGCCCGATGCGCGGATCTTCCAGGAGGAGATCTTCGGGCCCGTCGTCGCGATCACCCCCTTCAGCTCAGAGGCCGAAGCCCTGGAGCTTGCGAACAACACGAAGTACGGTCTCGCCGCCTACATCTGGACCTCGGATCTCAAGCGGGCGCACAACTTCTCGCAGGCCGTGGAGTCAGGCATGGTATGGCTGAACTCGAACAATGTCCGCGATCTGCGCACCCCCTTCGGTGGGGTCAAGGCCTCGGGCCTCGGCCACGAGGGCGGCTACCGCTCGATCGACTTCTACACGGAACAGCAGTCCGTGCACATCAACCTCGGCGAGGTCCACAATCCGGTCTTCGGAAAGCAGTGA
- a CDS encoding MFS transporter yields the protein MAAQHTQTRVAFATIVGTSIEWYDYFLYAAASGLVFNQLFFGPLGSTMSTMVAFATVGISFLFRPLGAFLAGHYGDRLGRRVVLIITLIAMGAATALIGFLPTYESAGALAPILLIALRIVQGVSAGGEWGGAVLLAVEHAGEKTRGLRGSFPQIGVSIGLLLSSGVLALMTSIAPGEAFLEWGWRVPFYLSVALVFVGYWIRRGVEESPVFHEIAARKEQVSNPLGRLFKGHWLLVVLASLVFMGNNAAGYMTTGGYIQNFATDPAGPIGLERGPVLWAVAASAVSWLVFTIIAGAVSDRIGRRNTYILGWLLLLIGIGSLFPLVGTGRIEMLLLGLVILTVGLGFTYGQQPAMYAELFPSSVRFSGVSVSYAIGSILGGAFAPTIAKALVSATGTTTSVAVYLGIVTVLALIATLMLRDRTGIPLGPDHEAEQSVSPIIGMGSRADLTSSSGDRDHSGTSRSYMN from the coding sequence ATGGCAGCACAGCACACCCAGACCAGGGTGGCGTTCGCGACGATCGTGGGCACGAGCATCGAGTGGTACGACTACTTCCTCTACGCGGCAGCCTCGGGACTGGTCTTCAACCAGCTCTTCTTCGGCCCGCTCGGGTCGACGATGTCGACGATGGTCGCCTTCGCGACGGTCGGCATCAGCTTCCTCTTCCGCCCCTTGGGCGCCTTCCTCGCCGGTCACTACGGCGACAGGCTCGGTCGTCGCGTCGTCCTCATCATCACGCTCATCGCCATGGGCGCGGCCACGGCTCTCATCGGCTTCCTGCCGACGTATGAGTCCGCGGGCGCACTGGCCCCGATCCTGCTCATCGCCCTGCGCATCGTCCAGGGCGTCTCCGCCGGCGGCGAATGGGGCGGGGCCGTCCTGCTCGCGGTCGAACATGCAGGCGAGAAGACCCGCGGCCTGCGCGGATCCTTCCCTCAGATCGGGGTCTCGATCGGCCTGCTGCTGTCCTCAGGAGTGCTCGCGCTGATGACGTCGATCGCCCCGGGCGAGGCCTTCCTCGAATGGGGGTGGAGGGTGCCTTTCTACCTCTCGGTCGCCCTCGTGTTCGTCGGGTACTGGATCCGCCGCGGCGTCGAGGAATCCCCGGTCTTCCACGAGATCGCCGCCCGCAAGGAGCAGGTGTCGAACCCGCTGGGCCGCCTGTTCAAGGGCCACTGGCTGCTCGTCGTCCTCGCCTCCCTGGTGTTCATGGGCAACAATGCCGCGGGGTACATGACCACGGGCGGATACATCCAGAACTTCGCCACGGATCCGGCCGGCCCCATCGGCCTCGAGCGCGGTCCCGTGCTGTGGGCGGTGGCCGCCTCGGCGGTGTCCTGGCTGGTGTTCACAATCATCGCCGGTGCGGTCTCGGATCGGATCGGGCGTCGGAACACCTACATCCTCGGCTGGCTCCTGCTGCTGATCGGCATCGGATCGCTGTTCCCGCTCGTGGGCACCGGCCGCATCGAGATGCTGCTGCTCGGCCTCGTCATCCTCACCGTCGGCCTCGGATTCACCTACGGTCAGCAGCCGGCGATGTACGCCGAGCTGTTCCCCTCGAGCGTCCGCTTCTCCGGCGTCTCGGTCTCCTATGCGATCGGGTCGATCCTCGGCGGGGCCTTCGCCCCGACGATCGCAAAGGCCCTCGTCTCAGCGACGGGCACGACCACCTCGGTGGCCGTGTATCTGGGCATCGTCACCGTGCTCGCGCTCATCGCCACGCTGATGCTGCGCGATCGCACCGGGATTCCGCTGGGCCCCGACCACGAGGCCGAGCAGTCGGTGAGTCCGATCATCGGGATGGGATCGCGCGCAGACCTGACCAGCTCGAGCGGTGACCGGGACCACTCCGGCACCAGCAGATCGTATATGAACTGA
- a CDS encoding FAD-dependent monooxygenase, translated as MHFHQNGYVSADPRIEEAAGFGVDRSEDLPDEVDVLIVGSGPAGMIAAAQLSQYPDVNARMIEKRDSRLVIGQADGIQARSVETFQAFGFAEEIMREGYHITEMSFWNPDPENPEHIIRTGRPKDDEHGISEFPHLIVNQARVLDYFAQFAVQSPGRITPDYGIEFVDLTVDTDVDEGADEAAAASAKEHPVSVTVRYTAGERAGEERTIRAGYVVGCDGARSKVRSAIGRTMTGDQANHAWGVMDVLANSDFPDIRTKCAISSKNGNILHIPREGGHLFRMYVDLGEVPADDARRVRSTGIDEIIARANAIIAPYSIDVKNVAWHSVYEVGHRLTDAFDDSDESDPGSPCPRVFITGDACHTHSAKAGQGMNVSMQDGFNIAWKLGQVITGRSSTELLRTYSAERQVAAKNLIDFDKEWSTLMATPQEELPDKTYLEEFYVKTAEFPAGFMTEYTESMITTSTTHQELAAGFPIGKRFKSARVKRSCDANFVHLGHEARADGRWRIYVFADRAAPTAGGDSAADARSKVNALATWLESDPASPLVAYRREGEDVDALVELSVIYQQEHKEFAFPDVPQVFRPHVGAFDLEYVEKIYATLPDEDIFEARAISRDGAVVVVRPDQYVAGIFPVDAHEEIGEFFAGVFAPVK; from the coding sequence ATGCATTTCCACCAGAACGGCTACGTCTCGGCCGATCCGCGGATCGAGGAGGCCGCAGGCTTCGGAGTCGATCGCAGCGAGGATCTGCCCGATGAGGTCGATGTCCTCATCGTCGGCAGCGGACCCGCGGGAATGATTGCGGCCGCGCAGCTCTCGCAGTACCCCGACGTCAACGCGAGGATGATCGAGAAGCGCGATTCGCGTCTGGTCATCGGTCAGGCCGACGGCATCCAGGCGCGTTCGGTCGAGACGTTCCAGGCGTTCGGCTTCGCCGAGGAGATCATGCGCGAGGGCTACCACATCACGGAGATGTCGTTCTGGAACCCGGATCCGGAGAACCCCGAGCACATCATCCGCACCGGTCGACCGAAGGACGATGAGCACGGAATCAGCGAGTTCCCTCACCTCATCGTCAACCAGGCGCGCGTGCTCGACTACTTCGCCCAGTTCGCTGTCCAGTCGCCGGGCCGGATCACCCCCGACTACGGCATCGAATTCGTCGACCTCACTGTCGACACCGATGTCGACGAGGGCGCCGACGAGGCAGCCGCTGCGTCGGCGAAGGAGCATCCGGTCTCCGTCACCGTCCGCTATACCGCCGGCGAACGCGCCGGCGAGGAGCGGACGATTCGCGCCGGCTACGTCGTCGGCTGCGATGGGGCCAGGTCGAAGGTGCGGTCGGCGATCGGCCGGACGATGACTGGCGACCAGGCCAATCACGCGTGGGGTGTGATGGATGTGCTCGCGAACTCCGACTTCCCCGACATCCGCACCAAGTGCGCGATCTCATCGAAGAACGGCAACATCCTCCACATCCCGCGCGAGGGCGGTCACCTCTTCCGCATGTACGTCGACCTCGGCGAGGTGCCGGCAGACGATGCACGGAGGGTGCGGTCGACGGGCATCGACGAGATCATCGCTCGGGCGAACGCGATCATCGCCCCGTACAGCATCGATGTGAAGAACGTGGCGTGGCACAGTGTCTACGAGGTCGGGCACCGTCTCACGGATGCCTTCGACGACTCGGACGAGTCGGATCCCGGCTCGCCCTGCCCGCGCGTGTTCATCACCGGCGATGCCTGCCATACGCACTCGGCGAAGGCCGGTCAGGGCATGAACGTGTCGATGCAGGACGGGTTCAACATCGCGTGGAAACTCGGGCAGGTGATCACAGGGCGGTCATCGACGGAGCTGCTGCGGACCTATTCGGCGGAACGCCAGGTGGCGGCGAAGAACCTCATCGACTTCGACAAGGAATGGTCGACGCTCATGGCGACACCGCAGGAGGAGCTGCCGGACAAGACCTACCTCGAGGAGTTCTACGTCAAAACCGCGGAGTTCCCGGCCGGCTTCATGACCGAGTACACCGAGTCGATGATCACGACTTCGACAACGCATCAGGAGCTTGCGGCCGGATTCCCGATCGGCAAGCGGTTCAAGTCGGCGAGAGTCAAGCGCAGCTGCGACGCGAACTTCGTCCACCTCGGCCACGAGGCCCGCGCCGACGGCCGCTGGCGCATCTACGTCTTTGCCGATCGCGCTGCCCCGACGGCCGGCGGCGATTCTGCGGCCGATGCACGGTCGAAGGTGAACGCGTTGGCCACTTGGCTGGAATCGGACCCGGCCTCTCCCCTGGTCGCCTACCGACGCGAGGGTGAGGACGTCGATGCCCTGGTCGAACTCAGCGTGATCTACCAGCAGGAGCACAAGGAGTTCGCGTTTCCCGATGTGCCGCAGGTCTTCCGTCCGCATGTGGGCGCCTTCGACCTCGAGTACGTGGAGAAGATCTATGCGACGCTGCCCGACGAGGACATCTTCGAAGCACGGGCGATCAGTCGCGACGGTGCTGTCGTCGTGGTTCGTCCCGACCAGTACGTCGCGGGAATCTTCCCCGTGGATGCTCATGAGGAGATCGGCGAGTTCTTCGCAGGAGTCTTCGCTCCGGTGAAGTGA
- a CDS encoding HNH endonuclease, with protein sequence MDTDPAWDPMEDSAALTEITRFGALLRALAVGETEAETLARITALEELKATVVAAQAREALAFEELRIHRDQVNRVPARECGRRAGDEVGLAKKVSPGSGRKFLSTSRTVVTGMPNTFKALSTGEISEDKARIMVEETAVLDDADRRRVDTRMKRSLGPAGLRSLRAEARALSAEMDAEAAAKRAAKAAANRRVSLTPIEDGMGRISAILPLPQAIAAFESLRDGAETITAGGGADGRGRQQVMADLFVERLSGQAEAAAVPAEIHLLVEAESLLSDGMVPAWLPGFGPLPAKTAREFVAANEAQMFINRIFTRPEDGQLVGMEARGREFTGRLRQMLVFRDDVCRTPWCDAPIRHADHAESYAEGGQTSWENGSGLCAACNYAKEHPGWLHEATAEGLKVTTPSGRSYEAATPALVRRMRFPRPEVAPRSGNSPPDAADWRLAFSRFLEPERPGADVPGSSGAADVGETDGTGSREVDLLCLPITSAEAEKFADFSGEWWTIDPPAEFAEHHLPRRYCTRAEKDARRRTVIGQMRSEPVCTDSQIERQLVAQIISRG encoded by the coding sequence ATGGACACCGACCCCGCCTGGGATCCGATGGAGGATTCCGCAGCGCTGACCGAGATCACTCGGTTCGGTGCCCTCCTGCGCGCTCTCGCGGTCGGTGAGACCGAGGCCGAGACGCTCGCGCGGATCACCGCGCTCGAGGAGCTCAAGGCCACCGTCGTCGCAGCTCAGGCCAGGGAGGCCTTGGCCTTCGAAGAGCTGCGCATCCACCGCGACCAGGTCAACCGTGTGCCCGCCCGCGAGTGCGGGAGGCGGGCCGGCGACGAGGTTGGGCTGGCGAAGAAGGTCTCGCCCGGTTCGGGGCGGAAGTTCCTCAGCACCTCCCGCACCGTCGTGACGGGTATGCCCAATACGTTCAAGGCACTGTCGACCGGGGAGATCTCGGAGGACAAGGCGCGGATCATGGTCGAGGAGACCGCCGTGCTCGACGACGCCGATCGTCGCAGGGTCGACACACGCATGAAACGGAGCCTGGGACCGGCGGGACTGCGCAGCCTGCGCGCCGAAGCGCGAGCGCTGAGCGCGGAGATGGACGCCGAGGCGGCCGCAAAGCGTGCGGCGAAGGCGGCGGCGAACCGCCGGGTGAGCCTGACCCCGATCGAGGACGGCATGGGCAGGATCTCGGCGATCCTGCCGCTGCCTCAAGCCATTGCCGCCTTCGAGAGCCTCCGTGACGGTGCCGAGACGATCACCGCCGGAGGCGGCGCGGATGGTCGGGGCCGTCAGCAGGTGATGGCCGACCTGTTCGTCGAACGGCTGAGCGGACAGGCGGAGGCGGCCGCGGTTCCGGCGGAGATCCACCTGCTGGTCGAGGCCGAATCGCTGCTCTCGGACGGCATGGTTCCGGCCTGGCTGCCTGGCTTCGGCCCGCTGCCGGCGAAGACGGCGCGCGAGTTCGTGGCCGCGAACGAGGCTCAGATGTTCATCAATCGAATCTTCACCCGCCCCGAGGACGGACAGCTGGTGGGCATGGAGGCGCGAGGCCGCGAGTTCACCGGTCGCCTGCGCCAGATGCTCGTCTTCCGCGACGACGTGTGCCGGACCCCTTGGTGCGATGCGCCCATCCGGCACGCCGATCATGCCGAGTCCTACGCCGAGGGCGGGCAGACGAGCTGGGAGAACGGCTCGGGGCTGTGCGCGGCCTGCAATTACGCCAAGGAACACCCCGGCTGGCTCCACGAAGCGACCGCCGAGGGGCTCAAGGTCACCACCCCGAGCGGCCGCAGCTACGAGGCAGCGACCCCGGCACTGGTGCGACGGATGAGGTTCCCCCGCCCCGAGGTGGCGCCTCGGTCGGGTAATTCCCCACCGGACGCAGCCGACTGGCGCCTCGCCTTCTCCCGGTTCCTCGAACCTGAGAGGCCTGGCGCGGACGTGCCCGGTTCGTCGGGTGCGGCGGACGTGGGCGAGACCGACGGCACCGGGTCGCGCGAGGTCGACCTTCTCTGTCTGCCGATCACCTCGGCAGAGGCCGAGAAGTTCGCCGACTTCTCGGGCGAATGGTGGACCATCGACCCGCCCGCCGAGTTCGCCGAGCACCATCTTCCCCGCCGGTACTGCACCCGCGCCGAGAAGGACGCCCGCAGGCGCACCGTCATCGGGCAGATGCGGTCGGAGCCGGTGTGCACCGACAGCCAGATCGAGCGGCAGCTGGTCGCGCAGATCATCAGCCGCGGCTGA
- the hpaD gene encoding 3,4-dihydroxyphenylacetate 2,3-dioxygenase, with product MTNRKDMTLTSAGYFVSQEAPIVTDNPIATPQASPPDILRCAYMELVVTDLAASREFYVDVLGLYVTEEDENTLYLRSTEEFIHHNLVLRKGEVAAVAAFSYRVRSAEELDKAVAFYTELGCDVRRSPDGFVKGVGDSVRVVDPLGFPYEFFYQSDHVERMSWRYDLHIPGELVRLDHFNQVTPDVPRAVKYMQDLGFRVTEDIQDEEGTVYAAWMRRKPSVHDTAMTGGDGPRMHHVCFATHEKHNILAICDKLGALRRSDSIERGPGRHGVSNAFYLYLRDPDGHRVEVYTQDYYTGDPDNPVVTWDVHDNQRRDWWGNPVVPSWYTDASLVLDLDGNPQPVHARTDDSEMAVTIGADGFSYTRADETEGKLGNQL from the coding sequence ATGACCAACCGCAAAGACATGACACTGACCTCGGCCGGCTACTTCGTCAGCCAGGAGGCGCCGATCGTCACGGACAACCCCATCGCCACACCCCAAGCGAGTCCGCCCGACATCCTCCGCTGCGCCTATATGGAACTCGTCGTCACCGACCTCGCCGCCTCGCGGGAGTTCTACGTCGACGTGCTCGGACTCTATGTCACCGAAGAGGACGAGAACACGCTCTACCTGCGGTCGACGGAGGAATTCATCCACCACAACCTCGTCCTGCGCAAGGGCGAGGTCGCTGCTGTGGCCGCATTCTCCTACCGGGTCCGCAGCGCGGAAGAGCTCGACAAGGCGGTGGCCTTCTACACCGAACTCGGCTGCGATGTCCGCCGCAGCCCGGACGGTTTCGTCAAGGGAGTGGGCGACTCCGTGCGGGTGGTCGATCCGCTCGGCTTCCCGTACGAGTTCTTCTACCAGTCCGATCACGTCGAGCGCATGTCGTGGCGCTACGACCTGCACATCCCCGGCGAACTCGTCCGCCTCGACCACTTCAACCAGGTCACTCCGGACGTCCCGCGGGCTGTGAAGTACATGCAGGACCTCGGCTTCCGCGTCACGGAGGACATCCAGGACGAGGAGGGAACGGTCTACGCCGCATGGATGCGCCGCAAACCGTCCGTCCATGACACGGCGATGACCGGAGGCGACGGACCGCGCATGCACCATGTCTGCTTCGCCACCCACGAGAAGCACAACATCCTCGCCATCTGCGACAAGCTCGGTGCGCTGCGCCGGTCCGATTCGATCGAGCGCGGTCCCGGCCGCCACGGCGTCTCGAACGCGTTCTACCTCTACCTGCGTGACCCCGACGGTCACCGCGTCGAGGTCTACACGCAGGACTACTACACCGGTGACCCGGACAATCCGGTCGTCACCTGGGACGTCCACGACAATCAGCGCCGCGACTGGTGGGGCAACCCCGTCGTGCCCTCCTGGTACACGGACGCCTCCCTCGTCCTCGATCTCGACGGCAATCCACAGCCGGTGCATGCCCGCACGGACGATTCGGAGATGGCCGTGACGATCGGCGCGGACGGGTTCTCCTACACCCGTGCGGATGAGACCGAAGGCAAGCTGGGCAACCAGCTCTGA
- a CDS encoding fumarylacetoacetate hydrolase family protein, translating to MSTPAGVPARPGKIIAVHVAYESRAAQRGRRPAQPSYFLKAASSVAASGETIARPAGTSLLAFEGEVAVVIGTAARNVTEADAWSHVAGVTAANDFGLYDFKAPDKGSNLRSKSRDGYTPLGPELIPAAEAAPDSLRIRTWVNGELVQDDGTSGDQLIFSLPRIVADLSQHLTLEPGDVVLTGTPAGSSVVAPGDTVEVEVTAASAKGEANGEERSSGRLTTTVVAGPGDFDEDLGSTPAVDEALIVDAWGSREAAGLPPESDDADDSAAALDESLLARLRVAPTAGLSAQLRARGLNNVVIEGVAPLKPGSRIVGTAKTLRFVPNREDLFKTHGGGYNAQKRAFDSIRPGEVIVIEARGESGSGTLGDILALRAKSLGAAGVITDGGVRDSAEVAGILPVFATATNPAVLGRRHVPWESDVAVACGNATVLPGDVIVADDDGAIVIPRDLVEEVVDAALAKETEDGWVAEQVAAGHPIDGLFPPQGEWKTKFEEWKAQQ from the coding sequence ATGTCGACTCCAGCCGGTGTTCCCGCCCGACCGGGCAAGATCATCGCCGTTCATGTGGCGTATGAATCCCGGGCCGCCCAGCGCGGAAGACGGCCCGCCCAGCCGTCCTACTTCCTCAAGGCCGCGAGCTCCGTGGCCGCTTCGGGGGAGACGATCGCCCGCCCGGCCGGCACCTCGCTGCTCGCCTTCGAAGGCGAGGTCGCCGTCGTCATCGGCACCGCCGCCCGCAACGTCACCGAGGCCGACGCCTGGTCCCATGTGGCCGGAGTGACCGCGGCCAACGACTTCGGCCTCTACGACTTCAAGGCCCCCGACAAGGGGTCGAACCTGCGCTCGAAGAGCCGCGACGGCTACACACCGCTCGGTCCCGAGCTCATCCCCGCCGCCGAGGCGGCCCCCGATTCCCTGCGCATCCGCACGTGGGTCAACGGCGAGCTCGTCCAGGACGACGGAACGAGCGGGGATCAGCTGATCTTCAGCCTGCCGCGCATCGTCGCCGACCTCAGCCAGCACCTCACCCTCGAACCCGGAGACGTCGTCCTCACCGGAACCCCTGCCGGTTCCTCCGTCGTCGCCCCAGGTGACACGGTCGAGGTGGAGGTCACGGCCGCCTCGGCGAAGGGGGAAGCGAACGGCGAAGAACGCAGCTCCGGTCGACTGACCACGACCGTCGTCGCCGGTCCCGGCGACTTCGACGAAGACCTCGGCAGCACCCCGGCCGTCGACGAAGCGCTCATCGTCGACGCCTGGGGTTCGCGTGAGGCCGCCGGCCTGCCGCCCGAATCTGACGACGCGGACGACAGCGCAGCCGCCCTCGATGAGTCACTCCTGGCTCGCCTCCGCGTAGCTCCGACCGCCGGGCTCTCGGCCCAACTGCGTGCTCGCGGGCTCAATAACGTCGTCATCGAAGGCGTTGCACCGCTGAAGCCCGGCAGCAGGATCGTCGGCACCGCGAAGACCCTGCGCTTCGTGCCCAACCGCGAGGACCTGTTCAAAACCCACGGCGGAGGATACAACGCACAGAAGCGGGCCTTCGACTCGATCCGACCAGGCGAGGTCATCGTCATCGAAGCCAGGGGCGAATCGGGCTCGGGCACGCTCGGCGACATCCTGGCGCTGCGCGCGAAGTCCCTCGGCGCCGCCGGAGTCATCACCGACGGGGGAGTCCGCGACTCCGCCGAGGTGGCCGGCATCCTGCCCGTGTTCGCGACCGCGACGAACCCCGCCGTACTCGGCCGCCGCCACGTCCCATGGGAATCCGACGTGGCCGTGGCCTGCGGAAACGCCACCGTCCTGCCCGGCGACGTCATCGTCGCCGATGACGACGGAGCGATCGTCATCCCCCGCGACCTCGTCGAGGAGGTCGTCGACGCGGCACTGGCGAAGGAGACCGAGGACGGCTGGGTGGCCGAACAGGTCGCCGCCGGACACCCCATCGACGGGCTCTTCCCACCCCAGGGTGAGTGGAAGACGAAGTTCGAGGAATGGAAGGCCCAGCAGTGA
- a CDS encoding GntR family transcriptional regulator — translation MEGPAVSTSAATEPGAPEVLSKAETAYRWIRERVADQTYQPGHKLVLAQIALELDTSVVPVREAIRRLEADGLVTFERNVGARVAMVDQGSYAQSMETVAVLEGAAVAAALGHLGEEDLTAAERINEAMRALLEVFEPAEFTRLNHEFHEALYRRCPNERLCTLVGLEWDRLSHLRDSTFAFVPNRALESVEEHSRILALIRARASAQEVERAVREHRSATLHSYQNSQTTPALTPVTGKDQP, via the coding sequence ATGGAAGGCCCAGCAGTGAGCACTTCGGCCGCGACCGAGCCGGGAGCGCCGGAGGTGCTGAGCAAGGCCGAGACCGCCTACCGGTGGATCCGCGAACGCGTCGCCGATCAGACCTACCAGCCCGGGCACAAGCTCGTGCTCGCCCAGATCGCGCTCGAACTCGACACCTCGGTCGTGCCGGTCCGCGAGGCTATCCGCCGTCTCGAGGCCGACGGACTCGTGACCTTCGAGCGCAACGTCGGGGCACGTGTCGCCATGGTCGACCAAGGCTCCTACGCCCAGTCGATGGAGACGGTGGCCGTCCTCGAAGGTGCAGCCGTGGCAGCCGCGTTGGGCCACCTCGGCGAGGAGGACCTCACCGCGGCGGAGAGGATCAACGAGGCAATGCGGGCCCTGCTCGAGGTTTTCGAACCGGCCGAGTTCACCCGGCTCAACCACGAATTCCACGAGGCGCTCTACCGGCGCTGCCCCAACGAACGGCTGTGCACCCTCGTCGGGCTCGAATGGGATCGGCTCTCCCATCTGCGGGATTCGACGTTCGCGTTCGTTCCGAACCGTGCGCTCGAATCCGTCGAGGAGCACTCCCGCATCCTCGCCCTCATCCGGGCCAGGGCCTCGGCGCAGGAGGTCGAGCGGGCGGTGCGGGAGCACCGATCGGCCACGCTGCACAGCTACCAGAACTCACAGACGACCCCAGCACTGACCCCAGTCACAGGAAAGGACCAGCCATGA